In a single window of the Gemmatimonadota bacterium genome:
- a CDS encoding M56 family metallopeptidase yields MIASWMVYAVCFGLLAIAGATLLERPLRERVGATRRLWIALIFVALIWPMAVVMVTRQAASAVAPELSSRSGGPIRQDDLSGAFASVRPAVTLPVVVPASMRIDRIALQVAIGGPMLLFALLLLEGVRLLRARRRWRRADVDGTAVLVSQDFGPAIVGIFRPAIVIPEWALELPAGQRQLMLTHESEHLAARDSSWLGIGFLGVALAPWNPGLWYLLRRFRFAMEADCDQRVLQRGYDVETYATLLIEIGRRSSGRSLLAAGFAERHSMLRTRIESLFAATAPATMASRWRLVSGAAIVAAACAVGPARSGAGTGTQYTLTALGPQVADSVVSADDPTATVRLARNLPKQFRVSESGSMPDSHPGSACANVLFDESDGTRLQLQAVIAGPLHPTPGSPARAHGFYAVAPAGRYGLKEDEWLRVGCSTASRIADRDGEIPVRVLDASLKTEFGITLDSLTRDGGQLHVAYAGILADTLRGRALQIARLLMDRLGSSVSEVDTVTVRVKLPEAWRPAAAPELSVSSFKWYFYRDQLTAK; encoded by the coding sequence AGTGGTGATGGTGACTCGGCAGGCGGCGTCCGCGGTCGCTCCGGAGCTCTCGTCTAGGTCGGGTGGGCCGATTCGGCAAGACGATCTGTCAGGGGCCTTCGCGTCCGTGCGACCCGCAGTTACGCTCCCAGTCGTTGTGCCGGCATCGATGCGGATTGATCGCATCGCTTTGCAAGTCGCGATCGGCGGGCCCATGCTGCTGTTCGCACTCCTGCTGCTCGAGGGCGTTCGACTGCTTCGTGCTCGCCGACGCTGGCGTCGTGCTGACGTCGATGGTACCGCTGTGCTGGTCTCGCAGGACTTTGGCCCCGCTATTGTTGGCATCTTCCGACCGGCGATCGTGATCCCGGAATGGGCGCTTGAGCTGCCGGCAGGACAACGGCAGCTGATGCTTACCCACGAGTCGGAACATCTCGCGGCGCGTGATTCATCCTGGCTGGGCATCGGTTTCCTTGGGGTGGCGCTCGCACCATGGAATCCGGGGCTCTGGTATCTGCTGCGCCGTTTCCGCTTTGCGATGGAGGCGGATTGCGACCAGCGCGTTCTCCAGCGGGGCTACGACGTCGAAACGTACGCCACGTTGTTGATCGAGATCGGGCGGCGGAGCTCGGGGCGGTCACTGCTCGCGGCGGGATTTGCCGAGCGGCATTCGATGCTGCGCACGCGAATCGAGTCCCTCTTCGCGGCGACTGCACCCGCTACGATGGCTTCCCGCTGGCGGCTCGTCAGTGGGGCCGCGATCGTGGCCGCCGCCTGCGCGGTAGGCCCAGCCCGGAGCGGGGCGGGCACAGGGACTCAATACACGCTGACTGCACTAGGGCCTCAGGTGGCTGACTCTGTGGTCTCGGCTGATGACCCAACAGCAACGGTGCGGCTGGCGCGCAACCTTCCGAAGCAGTTCCGGGTGAGCGAATCCGGAAGTATGCCAGACAGCCATCCAGGGTCCGCGTGCGCGAACGTGCTTTTCGATGAGAGTGATGGGACGCGACTCCAGTTGCAGGCGGTCATTGCCGGGCCGCTGCATCCGACACCGGGAAGCCCGGCTAGGGCGCATGGCTTCTACGCCGTCGCGCCGGCTGGCCGGTATGGTCTGAAGGAAGACGAGTGGCTGCGTGTCGGGTGCTCCACTGCGTCGCGGATTGCTGACCGCGATGGTGAAATCCCGGTTCGTGTCCTCGATGCGTCGCTCAAGACCGAGTTCGGTATCACGCTCGACTCGTTGACCCGCGATGGCGGTCAGCTCCACGTGGCCTACGCCGGAATCCTCGCGGACACTCTGAGAGGCAGGGCGCTCCAGATCGCGCGACTGCTCATGGATCGGCTCGGGAGCAGCGTCAGCGAAGTCGACACGGTCACGGTACGGGTCAAGTTGCCCGAAGCGTGGCGGCCGGCCGCGGCGCCGGAGCTGAGCGTGAGTTCATTCAAGTGGTACTTCTACCGGGATCAGTTGACCGCGAAGTAG
- a CDS encoding sorbosone dehydrogenase family protein has translation MTDRTRTTGALSRARLALLMATLAACGDTARLAPGAGMGPSPTLPAPHHTLIPTVHVATAVGWPASTTPAAATGLAVNAFASGLDHPRWVYPLPNGDVLVAESNAPVRPDDGKGIKGWFMRKFMRRAGAAVPSPNRIILLRDADGDGVAEQRTLFIAGLNSPFGMALVDSVLYIADTDALLAFSYRAGDTMLTGVIGKVIDLPAGTINHHWTKNVIASPDGKHLYVTVGSNSNVAENGIAAEQGRAAILEVDRTTGRQRTFATGLRNPNGLGWEPVSGALWAVVNERDEIGSDLVPDYMTSVQDGAFYGWPYSYYGQHVDNRVDPQRPDLVARATVPDYALGTHTASLGLAFNTGTLFPAHFQGGVFIGQHGSWNRRPFNGYRVVFVPFNAGKPSGEAEVVLDGFLNAEGEARGRPVGVAIDRRGALLVADDVGNAIWRVTPAVPR, from the coding sequence ATGACCGACCGCACTCGCACCACCGGCGCGCTATCGCGCGCCCGCCTCGCTCTGCTGATGGCGACACTTGCGGCCTGCGGCGACACCGCCCGGCTCGCTCCGGGGGCGGGGATGGGCCCTTCGCCCACGCTGCCGGCCCCACATCACACGCTGATTCCCACGGTACACGTCGCCACGGCCGTCGGCTGGCCCGCCAGCACCACGCCTGCGGCTGCCACTGGCCTCGCGGTCAACGCGTTCGCCAGTGGACTCGATCATCCGCGCTGGGTCTACCCCCTGCCCAACGGCGACGTCCTCGTGGCCGAATCGAATGCGCCGGTCCGTCCCGATGATGGCAAGGGGATCAAGGGGTGGTTCATGCGCAAGTTCATGCGTCGCGCGGGCGCGGCGGTGCCGAGCCCGAACCGGATCATCCTGCTGCGCGATGCCGACGGTGATGGTGTTGCCGAGCAGCGCACGCTCTTCATCGCTGGACTCAACTCGCCATTTGGAATGGCGCTGGTCGACAGCGTGCTCTACATCGCCGATACCGACGCTCTCCTCGCGTTCAGCTACCGGGCCGGCGATACCATGCTCACCGGCGTGATCGGCAAGGTGATCGATCTGCCGGCGGGAACCATCAATCATCACTGGACCAAGAATGTGATTGCGAGCCCCGACGGCAAGCACCTTTACGTCACCGTCGGGTCCAATAGCAACGTGGCCGAGAACGGCATTGCAGCGGAACAGGGTCGGGCTGCGATTCTCGAAGTGGACCGGACCACGGGCCGACAGCGCACTTTCGCCACGGGGCTCCGCAATCCCAATGGACTCGGCTGGGAACCGGTGAGTGGCGCGCTCTGGGCCGTCGTCAATGAACGCGACGAAATCGGCAGCGACCTCGTGCCGGACTACATGACGTCGGTGCAGGATGGCGCCTTCTACGGCTGGCCCTACAGCTATTACGGTCAGCACGTCGACAACCGCGTCGACCCTCAGCGCCCCGATCTCGTGGCACGTGCCACGGTGCCCGACTATGCGCTCGGCACGCACACGGCCTCGCTCGGCCTCGCCTTCAACACCGGGACGCTCTTTCCGGCACACTTCCAGGGCGGAGTGTTCATCGGCCAGCACGGTTCGTGGAACCGGCGGCCATTCAACGGCTATCGCGTCGTCTTCGTCCCCTTCAATGCGGGCAAGCCGTCCGGCGAGGCCGAGGTCGTGCTCGACGGATTTCTCAATGCTGAGGGTGAGGCGCGAGGTCGGCCAGTGGGTGTGGCCATCGACCGGCGAGGTGCGCTGCTGGTCGCCGATGATGTGGGGAACGCGATCTGGCGAGTCACACCCGCTGTTCCTCGATAG
- a CDS encoding Ig-like domain-containing protein, with translation MRSNPPAARQHAFRHFRLVAAALGLVALGVTACDDDTTNSNVAASIAVVSGNTQTGVVGTMVTNPLIVKVTNEDGNPVSGVTVTFASTAGGTIGTPTSTTNSQGQAQSTFVLGPTAGAQTVTATVAGVTTPATFTLTGTAVGGGQQ, from the coding sequence ATGCGTTCGAATCCCCCAGCCGCACGCCAGCATGCGTTCCGGCACTTCCGACTTGTCGCGGCCGCACTCGGCCTCGTCGCTCTCGGCGTCACAGCCTGCGACGATGACACCACCAATTCCAACGTCGCGGCATCCATCGCCGTGGTCAGCGGCAACACCCAGACCGGTGTCGTCGGCACCATGGTGACCAATCCGTTGATCGTGAAGGTCACCAACGAAGACGGCAATCCCGTCAGCGGCGTCACCGTCACCTTTGCATCCACGGCGGGTGGCACCATCGGCACCCCGACCTCGACCACCAACTCGCAAGGTCAGGCGCAGAGCACCTTCGTTCTCGGCCCCACGGCCGGCGCACAGACGGTGACCGCCACGGTGGCCGGTGTCACGACCCCAGCGACCTTCACGTTGACCGGGACGGCAGTGGGTGGCGGTCAACAGTAG
- a CDS encoding DUF4142 domain-containing protein, translating to MTVHFATTRYAMPGTMRMRRRMSAALASLLIGAVITVSAQEGSRAGLTPAEKDFVASAAMGANYQVAAAKVALAKSKSDVVRRYAEGMITDHTAMLDRLTTTVRAADPTVQLPTTLDVTGQERLRALTAAVDGFDLTYRGQMMSSHTEEEAAYRAFLENSTSNAGVRALIASGLPMVQAHLGAAKELPRRI from the coding sequence ATGACTGTTCACTTTGCGACGACGAGGTACGCCATGCCGGGGACCATGCGAATGCGGCGACGGATGAGCGCTGCACTGGCTTCGCTGCTGATCGGTGCAGTGATCACAGTCAGCGCACAGGAGGGCTCACGCGCTGGACTGACGCCGGCAGAGAAGGACTTCGTGGCGTCGGCTGCGATGGGCGCGAACTATCAAGTGGCGGCAGCGAAGGTCGCTCTCGCGAAGAGCAAGAGCGATGTCGTGCGACGATATGCCGAGGGGATGATCACCGATCACACGGCGATGCTCGACCGACTCACCACCACGGTGCGGGCGGCCGACCCGACCGTGCAACTGCCGACCACGCTGGATGTCACGGGGCAGGAGCGATTGCGAGCCCTCACAGCCGCGGTTGACGGCTTCGACCTCACCTACCGGGGCCAGATGATGTCGAGTCACACGGAGGAGGAGGCAGCGTACCGCGCGTTCCTCGAGAACTCCACCAGCAATGCCGGAGTCCGTGCCCTCATCGCGAGCGGTCTCCCGATGGTGCAGGCGCATCTCGGCGCGGCGAAGGAACTGCCTCGGCGGATCTGA
- a CDS encoding LysM peptidoglycan-binding domain-containing protein yields MDTKATPNDEFLDVTSGHSSTAPVPESQADGIPEKTHTVVAGDTLSKIAKQTYGDANRWREIFEANKDQITDPDKIFPGQTLRLP; encoded by the coding sequence ATGGATACCAAGGCCACACCGAATGACGAGTTCCTGGATGTCACCTCAGGACATTCGTCCACTGCCCCGGTCCCTGAATCACAGGCCGACGGCATTCCGGAGAAGACCCACACTGTTGTCGCCGGCGACACGCTCTCGAAGATTGCCAAGCAGACCTATGGCGATGCCAATCGCTGGCGTGAAATCTTCGAGGCCAACAAGGACCAGATCACCGATCCGGACAAGATCTTTCCGGGTCAGACTCTGCGTCTCCCCTGA
- a CDS encoding nuclear transport factor 2 family protein — protein MTISRRFLAAIALLLATVAPLSAQGNGEREQVLAVIQTFFDAMRAKDTAAVRATFEPGARLVGIRPNAKGETVVQSLSLDVWVAFIGRDKRPDWTERAWNPEVRITGTLATVWAEYDFHFGSTFSHCGFDAVQLLRTVAGWKIVSIADTYQPADCVRHPPP, from the coding sequence ATGACGATATCTCGCCGCTTTCTCGCTGCCATCGCACTCCTCCTCGCCACGGTGGCCCCCCTCAGCGCCCAGGGCAATGGCGAGCGGGAGCAGGTGCTCGCCGTCATCCAGACCTTCTTCGACGCCATGCGCGCCAAGGATACCGCTGCGGTACGTGCGACCTTCGAGCCTGGCGCACGCCTGGTCGGCATTCGCCCCAACGCAAAGGGCGAGACTGTGGTGCAGTCACTCTCTCTGGACGTATGGGTGGCATTCATCGGGCGAGACAAGCGCCCTGACTGGACCGAGCGGGCCTGGAACCCGGAGGTGAGGATCACCGGCACCCTCGCCACCGTCTGGGCCGAATACGATTTTCATTTCGGGAGCACGTTCAGCCATTGTGGCTTCGACGCGGTGCAGTTGCTGCGCACGGTTGCCGGGTGGAAGATCGTCTCGATCGCTGACACCTACCAGCCGGCAGATTGTGTCCGGCATCCGCCTCCCTGA
- a CDS encoding AraC family transcriptional regulator, giving the protein MVESHTPAAPRTGAFLTRVELSIGAIDLIRFVHFDHDFPRHAHDYFTLGVFGSGNGTLGYRGARWQANCGSVIAVPPDEVHEAEPVAGEGWCYDALYPSRAMVALALGLDREQGVPFLERPIFDDARLAEEVRAVHRGLREGSELLATEEALLGMLRRLMERHGASRAVPADARGSLHAVAIARDYLHAHFTEPVMLQQLSAECGMSPFHLLRIFRNATGLPPHAYLTQLRADHARELLRQGESLSTIAYRCGFADQSHFTRTFKRIFGVTPGAYQVAAA; this is encoded by the coding sequence ATGGTCGAAAGCCACACTCCAGCAGCTCCCCGCACCGGGGCATTCCTCACCCGGGTCGAGCTCTCCATCGGTGCCATCGATCTGATCCGGTTCGTGCACTTCGACCACGACTTCCCGCGACACGCCCATGACTACTTCACACTCGGTGTGTTCGGGTCGGGAAACGGCACCTTGGGTTACCGCGGCGCTCGCTGGCAGGCAAACTGCGGCAGCGTGATTGCCGTTCCGCCCGATGAGGTGCACGAGGCCGAACCGGTGGCCGGCGAGGGGTGGTGCTACGACGCGCTCTATCCCTCACGCGCGATGGTGGCACTGGCCCTCGGCCTCGATCGCGAGCAGGGGGTCCCCTTTCTCGAGCGGCCGATCTTCGATGACGCGAGACTCGCGGAAGAAGTGCGTGCCGTGCATCGCGGCCTCCGCGAAGGATCCGAACTCCTCGCCACCGAGGAGGCACTGCTCGGGATGCTGCGGCGGTTGATGGAGCGTCACGGCGCATCACGTGCAGTGCCAGCCGACGCGCGTGGCTCGTTGCATGCGGTCGCGATCGCCCGGGACTATCTCCATGCGCACTTCACCGAACCGGTGATGCTGCAGCAGCTTTCGGCCGAATGCGGGATGAGCCCCTTCCACCTGCTGCGAATCTTCCGGAATGCGACCGGCTTGCCGCCTCACGCCTACCTCACCCAGTTACGCGCCGATCACGCGCGTGAACTGCTGCGGCAGGGAGAATCCCTAAGCACCATTGCCTATCGTTGCGGCTTCGCTGACCAAAGCCACTTCACGCGCACCTTCAAGCGGATCTTCGGCGTGACGCCGGGGGCGTATCAGGTCGCGGCGGCGTAG
- a CDS encoding 4Fe-4S binding protein, with protein MLNDTPGDRRSFFRQAFGDAMQRFGKATEERLVQRSYVRPPGSLPELEFLAACTRCGACATACPAGAILHVPTSGGLAAGTPFLEPARIPCIACPEMPCAAECPTDALIVPETGWSGTRLGTIEFLPERCVTFDGQECGVCVRACPVGEKALSLDAEGRPVLKAEGCVACGVCVRDCITVPSSFVFRARTS; from the coding sequence GTGCTGAACGACACCCCAGGCGACCGTCGCTCCTTCTTCCGTCAGGCCTTTGGCGACGCCATGCAGCGCTTCGGCAAGGCGACCGAGGAGCGCCTGGTGCAGCGGAGCTACGTCCGCCCGCCGGGCTCACTTCCCGAACTCGAGTTCCTCGCGGCCTGCACCCGCTGCGGTGCCTGCGCGACGGCCTGCCCAGCAGGCGCCATTCTTCACGTCCCCACCAGTGGTGGCCTCGCGGCGGGAACGCCATTCCTCGAGCCGGCGCGGATTCCCTGCATCGCCTGCCCTGAAATGCCCTGTGCCGCCGAATGCCCGACCGACGCGCTCATCGTCCCCGAAACGGGATGGAGTGGCACCCGGCTCGGCACCATCGAGTTCCTCCCGGAACGATGCGTGACGTTCGATGGCCAGGAGTGCGGCGTCTGCGTGCGCGCCTGCCCCGTGGGAGAGAAGGCGCTGAGTCTCGACGCCGAGGGACGACCGGTGCTCAAGGCCGAAGGCTGCGTTGCCTGCGGCGTCTGCGTGCGTGACTGTATCACCGTGCCATCATCGTTCGTCTTTCGCGCGCGCACCAGCTGA
- a CDS encoding outer membrane beta-barrel protein, whose amino-acid sequence MRRPFPALLLFVVLVGSVHPMQAQAKSAYFFGSAGVTLPMGDYGDYAKGGWIGNAGVGYNISDRANFGAEVMYGSNKHKSSDDRTDLLGVGGFLDYTVGNPKGKIVPYLLGGLGVLNQKFKPATGNSESESKLMISGGGGLYFPMGTAGLYLESRYIKRGDTGFLGIAGGFTVGL is encoded by the coding sequence ATGAGGCGACCATTTCCGGCACTGCTGCTCTTCGTCGTTCTGGTCGGCTCGGTTCACCCGATGCAGGCGCAGGCGAAGTCGGCATACTTCTTTGGTAGTGCCGGGGTGACGCTGCCGATGGGCGACTACGGTGATTATGCCAAGGGGGGATGGATTGGAAACGCCGGCGTCGGCTACAACATCAGCGACCGGGCGAACTTCGGCGCCGAGGTGATGTACGGCTCCAACAAGCACAAGTCCTCCGACGATCGGACCGACCTGCTGGGTGTCGGCGGCTTCCTCGATTACACGGTGGGCAATCCCAAGGGGAAGATTGTGCCGTACCTCCTTGGCGGTCTTGGCGTCCTCAACCAGAAATTCAAGCCGGCCACAGGCAATAGCGAGTCGGAGTCGAAGCTGATGATTTCGGGGGGCGGCGGACTCTACTTCCCGATGGGCACCGCTGGGCTTTACCTCGAGTCACGGTACATCAAGCGTGGTGACACCGGCTTTCTCGGCATTGCCGGGGGCTTCACCGTCGGGCTCTGA
- a CDS encoding cupin, whose protein sequence is MATVPRKIDKPWGYELIWAHTDRYVGKVLHVNAGQILSCQYHNFKDETMHVLAGQLILRIWPAEGAAPDERAFLAGDSVHIPALTIHQIEAVVDSDVLEASTPELDDLVRLNDRYGRS, encoded by the coding sequence ATGGCGACGGTACCGCGAAAGATCGACAAGCCGTGGGGCTACGAACTGATCTGGGCCCATACCGACCGTTATGTCGGCAAGGTCCTGCATGTAAATGCCGGCCAGATCCTGTCGTGCCAGTATCACAACTTCAAGGACGAGACGATGCACGTGCTCGCCGGTCAGCTGATCCTCCGGATCTGGCCGGCCGAGGGCGCGGCCCCCGACGAGCGCGCCTTCCTGGCGGGTGACTCGGTACATATTCCGGCACTCACCATTCATCAGATTGAAGCCGTCGTCGACAGCGATGTCCTCGAGGCTTCCACGCCCGAGCTCGACGATCTGGTCCGGCTCAACGACCGTTACGGGAGATCGTGA
- a CDS encoding sugar phosphate nucleotidyltransferase, translated as MQVIIPLAGKGTRLRPHTHLTPKPMLKVAGKPVMDWVMDRLKGLQVDELIFITGHLKEQVEAYARSHYHTPSRFIEQKVQDGTAGAVNLARPHVTGPVMIIFVDTVFEADLSLAATTTADGIIWAKEVEDYQRFGVVVTDADGYMTKIVEKPTTPISKLANIGLYYIKDVDALWRGIDHVLQSPANKGEYYLTDAFQHMIEAGGKILTAEVGGWYDCGQLGTTLETNGILLAHGAASHEPVGDDVTIIEPVLIEAGCTLERCTIGPNVTIETGTTVRDSTIADSIIAARCTIERCHLSKTMLGEAVLISDFTGSGSFGAHSEVSGAM; from the coding sequence ATGCAGGTGATCATTCCGCTCGCAGGCAAGGGAACCCGACTCCGCCCACATACTCATCTCACACCCAAGCCGATGCTCAAGGTCGCCGGCAAGCCGGTGATGGACTGGGTGATGGACCGCCTCAAGGGGTTGCAGGTCGATGAACTGATCTTCATCACCGGCCATCTCAAGGAGCAGGTCGAGGCGTATGCGCGCTCGCACTATCACACGCCATCGCGCTTCATCGAGCAGAAGGTGCAGGACGGCACAGCGGGCGCCGTGAATCTCGCGCGACCGCATGTGACCGGGCCGGTGATGATCATCTTTGTCGACACCGTATTCGAGGCGGATCTCTCGCTCGCCGCCACCACCACGGCCGACGGAATCATCTGGGCCAAGGAAGTCGAGGACTATCAGCGCTTCGGCGTGGTCGTCACCGATGCCGACGGTTACATGACGAAGATCGTGGAGAAGCCGACGACGCCGATCTCCAAGCTCGCCAACATCGGGCTCTACTACATCAAGGATGTCGACGCCCTCTGGCGCGGCATCGATCACGTGCTCCAGTCGCCCGCCAACAAGGGCGAGTATTACCTCACCGATGCCTTCCAGCACATGATCGAGGCCGGCGGGAAGATTCTGACGGCCGAGGTCGGTGGCTGGTACGACTGTGGCCAGCTGGGCACGACGCTCGAGACCAACGGCATCCTGCTCGCGCACGGGGCCGCATCGCACGAACCGGTGGGCGACGACGTCACCATCATCGAGCCGGTGCTGATCGAGGCCGGGTGCACGCTCGAGCGCTGCACCATCGGCCCGAATGTGACGATCGAGACCGGCACCACCGTGCGCGATTCGACAATCGCGGACTCGATCATCGCGGCGCGCTGCACCATCGAGCGCTGTCACCTCAGCAAGACGATGCTTGGCGAGGCCGTGCTGATCAGCGACTTCACCGGTTCCGGCTCGTTCGGTGCCCATTCCGAAGTGTCGGGGGCGATGTGA
- a CDS encoding MFS transporter, which produces MGAVELKKLPPVVCGLSLVSGLNDAASEMVYPLLPAFMVGALGAPAAALGALDGAADLTASLVRLVSGRLADKSTKRGPLVLGGYLLAGAIRPLISLAQSAGVVIGLRVADRVGKGLRSPARDAMIAEAVPLEMRGRAFGFHRAFDHGGAVVGGLLGWVLIRQGLSVRDVIAWSVVPGLLVVIVLALTLRNAGRAATSVAARAARHDLDGETDAVTETRAPHAAPLRVRSGGSRFYLRVGALSAILVTRMPETLLILHLLRGGVALAMVPLAWAGLHVVRSASAYPAGKLVDRIGERGVVAISGTLGAIGAWAFSIAASPAALIGVFLALGLVTGIGEPAEKSLVARLAPKGAGRAFGEAQALLGFGALAAGLAFGFLVDARGSAVALLASAVAGVIATAAWLGVSQGEG; this is translated from the coding sequence GTGGGCGCTGTCGAGCTGAAGAAGCTCCCCCCGGTCGTTTGCGGCCTCTCGCTCGTCAGCGGATTGAATGATGCGGCGAGCGAGATGGTCTATCCGCTGCTTCCTGCCTTCATGGTCGGCGCGCTCGGTGCGCCGGCCGCTGCACTCGGCGCCCTCGACGGCGCAGCCGACCTCACTGCCTCACTCGTCCGCCTCGTCTCGGGGCGTCTCGCCGACAAGAGCACCAAGCGCGGGCCACTCGTGCTGGGTGGCTACCTGCTCGCCGGTGCGATCCGGCCGCTGATCTCGCTGGCTCAGTCGGCGGGTGTGGTGATCGGGCTGCGCGTGGCCGATCGTGTCGGGAAAGGTCTCCGTTCGCCGGCACGCGACGCGATGATCGCCGAGGCGGTGCCGCTCGAGATGCGTGGGCGCGCGTTCGGATTTCATCGGGCGTTTGATCACGGTGGGGCGGTGGTGGGCGGCTTGCTGGGGTGGGTGCTGATTAGGCAGGGGTTGAGTGTCCGGGACGTGATCGCATGGAGTGTGGTGCCGGGATTACTGGTGGTGATCGTGCTCGCGCTCACGCTGAGGAATGCAGGGCGAGCCGCGACTTCAGTCGCGGCGCGCGCTGCGCGGCACGATCTCGACGGTGAGACTGACGCGGTGACGGAGACCCGGGCGCCGCACGCGGCGCCCCTACGGGTGCGTTCGGGGGGATCGCGGTTCTATCTCCGGGTGGGGGCCCTCTCCGCAATCCTCGTGACCCGCATGCCCGAGACGCTGCTGATCCTGCATCTGTTGCGGGGCGGGGTGGCGCTGGCGATGGTGCCGCTCGCGTGGGCGGGGCTGCACGTGGTGCGCAGTGCGTCGGCGTATCCGGCGGGCAAGCTAGTCGACCGGATCGGCGAGCGCGGCGTGGTGGCGATCTCGGGTACACTCGGCGCGATCGGCGCGTGGGCATTCAGCATCGCGGCGTCGCCAGCGGCACTCATCGGCGTCTTTCTCGCACTCGGGCTGGTGACGGGGATCGGCGAGCCGGCGGAGAAGTCATTAGTGGCACGGCTCGCGCCGAAAGGCGCCGGGCGGGCGTTCGGTGAGGCGCAGGCGCTGCTCGGCTTCGGCGCGCTCGCAGCGGGATTGGCGTTCGGTTTTCTCGTAGATGCGCGCGGGAGTGCGGTAGCGCTGCTGGCCTCGGCCGTCGCCGGGGTGATCGCGACGGCTGCGTGGCTGGGGGTGAGTCAGGGGGAGGGGTGA
- a CDS encoding RNA polymerase sigma factor has protein sequence MTDPLRPLGSPLPPLLALKQGDQAAIAAVYRDHAPALLRTLTAMLGERSEAEDVVHDLFVGLPEAMGRYQERGQFGGWLHRIAVRMAISKLRRRGRRGEVAIEAADGVGSRATGDSVATSITVTAALAALPESLRTVVVLREYEGWPHREIAAHLGISEGAVMTRHCRALQKLRNALKEDR, from the coding sequence GTGACCGACCCCCTTCGCCCCCTCGGCTCCCCCTTGCCGCCGCTGCTGGCCCTGAAGCAGGGCGACCAGGCGGCGATTGCCGCGGTCTATCGCGACCACGCCCCGGCCCTGCTGCGGACGCTGACGGCGATGCTCGGCGAGCGAAGCGAGGCGGAGGATGTGGTGCATGACCTGTTCGTCGGGCTGCCGGAGGCGATGGGGCGCTATCAGGAGCGAGGGCAGTTCGGCGGCTGGTTGCACCGGATCGCGGTGCGGATGGCGATTTCGAAGCTCAGGCGCCGAGGTCGGCGGGGCGAGGTCGCGATCGAGGCGGCCGACGGGGTGGGAAGTCGTGCGACCGGCGACTCGGTAGCCACAAGCATCACCGTGACCGCCGCGCTCGCAGCGCTCCCCGAATCGTTGCGCACCGTGGTGGTGCTCCGGGAATACGAAGGGTGGCCGCATCGCGAAATCGCGGCGCACCTCGGCATCAGTGAAGGCGCGGTGATGACGCGCCATTGTCGTGCGCTGCAGAAGCTGCGCAACGCACTCAAGGAGGACCGATGA